In a single window of the Thiohalophilus sp. genome:
- a CDS encoding LPP20 family lipoprotein, producing the protein MNNPASFFSPLVMTALVMMLTGCAGPGTGDDRPAWISGNSKAYPTEQYLIGRGEAEHAAVARDRARADLAKIFEVSISEQSRDITEYSRTTGSGEQTQSSLETAISRQIATRTDQTLSNIEIAEIWQDPDSGRHHALAVLDRLKAGQQLRDAIQQLDNLTGKVIEDAWQQSELLRQLARANRAVETQLQRRALQRQLQVIDPIGRGVPSRYQLERLLHDRNNLAQRVRIRTHIEQDASGQLPTIINGALAEAGFRQVDDHANYQLDASLDLTSFPDQQWHWVHGNLTIVLRSLSNKSVQGSHRWEIKQAASQPLLARQRALQSLNDRLNNELRDVITGFAEAR; encoded by the coding sequence ATGAACAACCCCGCCAGTTTTTTTTCTCCCCTTGTCATGACCGCGCTGGTCATGATGTTGACCGGCTGTGCCGGTCCTGGCACGGGTGACGACAGACCCGCGTGGATCAGCGGTAACAGCAAGGCCTATCCGACCGAACAATACCTGATTGGCCGCGGTGAAGCGGAACATGCCGCTGTGGCCCGGGATCGGGCCCGCGCTGATCTGGCCAAGATATTTGAGGTCAGCATCAGCGAACAGAGCCGGGATATCACCGAATACAGTCGAACCACCGGCAGCGGCGAGCAAACCCAATCCAGCCTGGAGACTGCCATCTCACGGCAGATCGCCACCCGCACCGACCAGACCCTGTCAAATATCGAAATCGCCGAGATATGGCAGGACCCCGACAGCGGGCGCCATCACGCCCTTGCCGTACTCGATCGCCTCAAGGCCGGACAACAGCTGCGGGATGCAATCCAACAGTTGGATAACCTGACCGGTAAGGTGATCGAGGATGCCTGGCAGCAAAGTGAACTGCTGCGCCAGCTCGCGCGGGCCAATCGCGCCGTCGAGACCCAGCTGCAGCGCCGTGCCCTGCAACGCCAGTTGCAGGTGATCGATCCCATCGGCAGGGGCGTGCCGAGCCGTTATCAACTCGAAAGACTGCTGCATGACCGTAATAATCTGGCCCAGCGAGTCCGCATCCGTACCCATATCGAACAGGATGCGAGCGGGCAATTACCGACCATTATCAATGGCGCCCTGGCCGAAGCGGGTTTCCGGCAGGTTGATGACCATGCCAATTACCAGCTTGATGCCAGTCTGGATCTGACCTCCTTCCCGGATCAACAATGGCACTGGGTGCACGGTAACCTGACCATCGTGCTACGCTCCCTGTCCAACAAGTCCGTGCAGGGCAGCCATCGTTGGGAGATCAAGCAGGCCGCCAGTCAACCCTTGCTTGCTCGTCAACGGGCACTCCAGAGTCTGAATGATCGACTCAATAATGAGTTGCGCGATGTCATTACCGGTTTTGCCGAAGCCAGGTAA
- the nadC gene encoding carboxylating nicotinate-nucleotide diphosphorylase, producing MPFTVSPEKIQQQVELALAEDIGSGDVTAALLPEADQVDARVICRQSAIIAGRAWFDEVFRQLDPTITIHWQVNDSERVEPEQLLCELHGPVRSLLTGERTALNFLQTLSGTATSVRHYVDQIADTGAQILDTRKTLPGLRLAQKYAVSCGGGTNHRIGLYDMVLIKENHITAAGSLLEAVKTARRLSPQLEIEVEVETLEQLEQALEAGVERVLLDNMSLKTLRQAVSLNSGRTILEASGGITLENIRDVAQTGVDFISVGALTKDIQAVDLSMRVSE from the coding sequence ATGCCGTTTACCGTCTCCCCCGAGAAAATTCAACAACAGGTCGAACTCGCTCTGGCCGAAGATATCGGCAGCGGTGATGTCACCGCTGCCCTGTTACCGGAAGCCGATCAGGTCGATGCGCGGGTCATTTGTCGCCAGTCCGCGATAATCGCCGGCCGTGCCTGGTTTGACGAGGTATTTCGACAACTCGACCCGACTATCACTATCCATTGGCAGGTCAACGACAGCGAGCGTGTCGAACCCGAGCAATTACTTTGTGAGTTGCACGGCCCGGTTCGCTCGCTGTTAACCGGCGAACGTACCGCGCTCAACTTTTTGCAAACGCTTTCCGGCACCGCTACATCTGTGCGCCACTATGTCGATCAGATAGCCGATACCGGTGCGCAAATCCTCGACACACGAAAAACCCTGCCCGGCCTGCGTCTGGCACAAAAATACGCGGTCAGTTGCGGTGGCGGCACCAACCACCGTATCGGCCTGTATGACATGGTATTAATCAAGGAGAATCATATCACTGCCGCCGGTTCCCTGCTGGAAGCGGTCAAAACGGCGCGACGATTATCACCGCAACTCGAAATCGAAGTGGAAGTCGAAACCCTGGAGCAACTGGAGCAGGCCCTGGAAGCCGGCGTCGAACGGGTCCTGCTCGATAACATGTCTCTCAAGACACTGAGGCAGGCTGTCAGCCTGAACAGCGGCCGCACGATACTGGAGGCCTCCGGCGGGATTACACTGGAAAATATTCGCGATGTCGCACAGACCGGTGTTGATTTCATCTCCGTCGGTGCCCTGACCAAGGACATCCAGGCCGTGGATCTGTCGATGCGGGTTAGCGAATGA
- a CDS encoding ATP-binding cassette domain-containing protein, producing the protein MLNFSHLSLRRGKHELLRDVTCTVQAGQKVGITGANGVGKSSLFALILNELQPDAGEFSLPPNTVIAHVAQEMPATDKSALEYVIDGDTRLREIEQQIRDAELQNRGEQLARLHSELEHINGYSAASRAGKLMHGLGFSAEQESVPVREFSGGWRMRLNLAQALMCRSDLLLLDEPTNHLDLEAVVWLEEWLRAYPGTLLLISHDRDFLDRVTTHIAHIEQQRMTLYTGNYSAFEVLRAQHLANQQSAYEKQQREIAHIQKFIDRFRVQANKARQAQSRIKALERMEVISQAHVDSPFHFRFYNPDQLPNPLLQLDEVDIGYAQEPVLNQVKLTIAPGDRIGLLGYNGAGKSTLIKLLAGELIPLAGEITPAKGLAVGYFAQHQLEQLDPQASPLLHLQRIDPRASEQALRNYLGGFGFGNEMALSPVAPFSGGEKSRLVLAMLVYQKPNLLLLDEPTNHLDLEMRHALTLALQEFDGAMVVVSHDRYLLRSVADTLLLVADGTVSPFDGDLDDYRQWVQEQEKAFAADSRGKTAPGLNKKQQRQQAAEQRRQMQPLRNKIKKLEQRLDILAKRQEELHAELADNSLYEEANKDELQELLAKQADLQQQQQAAEAEWLEVTEQLEVFEPL; encoded by the coding sequence ATGCTGAACTTCTCCCATCTTTCCCTGCGCCGCGGCAAGCACGAGCTGTTGCGCGATGTCACCTGTACGGTACAGGCGGGCCAGAAAGTGGGTATTACCGGCGCCAACGGCGTCGGCAAGTCCAGCCTGTTCGCGCTGATATTAAATGAGTTGCAGCCGGATGCCGGTGAGTTCTCCCTGCCGCCGAACACGGTGATCGCCCATGTCGCCCAGGAGATGCCGGCGACGGACAAAAGCGCGCTGGAGTATGTCATCGACGGCGATACCCGTTTGCGCGAGATCGAACAGCAGATCCGCGACGCCGAACTGCAGAACCGCGGCGAACAACTGGCCCGGCTGCACAGTGAACTGGAACATATCAACGGCTACAGCGCCGCCAGTCGTGCCGGCAAGTTAATGCACGGGCTGGGTTTTTCCGCCGAACAGGAATCGGTGCCGGTGCGCGAATTTTCCGGCGGCTGGCGCATGCGCCTGAATCTGGCCCAGGCGCTGATGTGCCGCTCGGATCTGTTGTTACTCGATGAGCCGACCAACCATCTGGATCTGGAAGCCGTGGTCTGGCTGGAAGAGTGGTTGCGTGCCTATCCCGGCACGTTGTTGCTGATCTCCCACGATCGCGACTTTCTGGATCGGGTGACCACCCACATCGCGCATATCGAGCAACAGAGAATGACGCTGTATACGGGCAACTACTCCGCCTTTGAAGTCCTGCGCGCGCAGCACCTGGCCAACCAGCAATCGGCGTATGAAAAACAGCAACGCGAAATCGCCCATATCCAGAAATTTATCGATCGCTTTCGGGTGCAGGCCAACAAGGCGCGCCAGGCGCAAAGCCGGATCAAGGCGCTGGAGCGCATGGAAGTGATCAGCCAGGCGCATGTCGACTCGCCTTTTCATTTCCGGTTCTACAATCCCGATCAGTTACCCAACCCGTTATTGCAACTGGATGAAGTCGATATCGGTTATGCGCAGGAACCGGTACTGAACCAGGTCAAGTTGACCATCGCCCCGGGGGATCGCATCGGTCTGCTGGGTTACAACGGGGCCGGCAAGTCGACCCTGATCAAGTTACTGGCCGGTGAGCTGATCCCGCTGGCGGGAGAAATCACGCCGGCCAAAGGACTGGCAGTCGGCTACTTTGCCCAGCATCAGCTGGAGCAACTTGATCCGCAGGCCAGTCCCCTGTTGCATTTGCAGCGGATCGATCCCAGGGCGAGCGAACAGGCCCTGCGCAATTATCTGGGCGGTTTCGGCTTTGGCAACGAGATGGCCCTGTCGCCGGTGGCGCCGTTCTCCGGCGGGGAAAAATCGCGCCTGGTGCTGGCCATGCTGGTCTATCAAAAACCCAATTTGTTATTACTCGACGAGCCCACCAACCACCTGGATCTGGAAATGCGTCATGCCCTGACGCTGGCGCTGCAGGAATTCGACGGTGCCATGGTGGTGGTCTCGCATGATCGCTATCTGCTGCGCAGTGTCGCCGATACCCTGTTGCTGGTTGCCGATGGGACGGTTTCGCCCTTTGACGGCGATCTGGACGATTATCGCCAGTGGGTACAGGAACAGGAAAAAGCCTTCGCGGCGGACTCCCGTGGTAAAACCGCACCCGGGCTCAACAAAAAGCAGCAACGCCAGCAGGCCGCCGAACAGCGCCGTCAGATGCAGCCGTTGCGCAACAAGATCAAAAAACTCGAGCAGCGGTTGGATATCCTGGCCAAACGTCAGGAAGAATTACATGCCGAGCTGGCTGATAACAGCCTGTACGAGGAGGCGAACAAGGACGAGCTACAGGAACTGCTCGCCAAACAGGCCGATCTGCAACAGCAGCAACAGGCGGCCGAGGCCGAGTGGCTGGAAGTCACCGAACAGCTCGAGGTGTTCGAGCCGCTATAA
- a CDS encoding dihydrolipoyl dehydrogenase → MSEHYHLIVLGAGTAGLVAWKEASRHTDELLLIDPGPLGTTCARVGCMPSKVLLQVAREFHTGRRLAERGLTRDVPPVPDGAEVMQHVRTLRDRFASGSINMVKKLGERYLKGHPRFVAPDTLEINGRQLSADAIIVATGTRPVVPEPWQALGERLITSDTIFDLETLPKRLAVVGPGAIGTELGQALAGLGVEVHAFGRDDRLAGLDDEPVNQAAFEALGQSMTLHTGHDVDVEAADSGVLLNFGEQQFEFEALLAAVGRRPNIEDLNLDALGLPLQDNGLPAIDPQRLRAGDTPVYFAGDVNGIRPLMHEAADEGRIAVYHALHPDTECLQRRTALGIVFTEPQIAQVGIGFDELPDDALIGETDFGDQGRAVILDQDHGLLRVYADAQGQLLGAQMAIPGAEHLAHELAWLIQQNIDVETALQLPYYHPVLEEGLRSALQGIRRQLNADRRHPDLPLCGEEDDPLAGAVAPAETRG, encoded by the coding sequence ATGTCCGAACATTATCACCTGATCGTCCTCGGCGCCGGCACCGCCGGTCTCGTCGCCTGGAAGGAAGCCAGCCGCCATACCGATGAACTGTTGCTGATCGACCCCGGCCCGCTGGGCACCACCTGCGCGCGGGTCGGCTGCATGCCCTCCAAGGTGCTGTTACAGGTGGCCAGGGAGTTTCATACCGGGCGCCGCCTGGCCGAACGCGGATTAACCCGGGATGTGCCGCCGGTCCCCGACGGCGCGGAGGTGATGCAACATGTCCGCACCCTGCGGGATCGTTTCGCCAGCGGGTCGATCAATATGGTTAAGAAACTGGGCGAGCGTTATCTCAAGGGGCATCCACGCTTTGTCGCGCCCGATACCCTGGAGATCAACGGCCGACAGCTCAGCGCCGATGCCATTATCGTCGCCACCGGCACCCGCCCGGTCGTCCCCGAACCCTGGCAGGCACTGGGCGAGCGACTCATCACCAGCGACACGATCTTTGATCTTGAGACCCTGCCCAAACGCCTGGCGGTGGTGGGGCCGGGTGCCATCGGCACCGAACTGGGGCAGGCGCTGGCGGGGCTCGGTGTCGAGGTCCATGCCTTCGGCCGTGACGACCGTCTGGCGGGACTGGACGATGAGCCCGTCAACCAGGCCGCCTTCGAGGCACTCGGTCAATCGATGACCCTGCATACCGGACACGATGTCGACGTCGAAGCCGCGGACAGTGGCGTGTTACTGAACTTCGGCGAACAACAGTTTGAATTCGAGGCCCTGCTGGCCGCCGTCGGCCGCCGGCCCAATATCGAGGATCTGAACCTCGACGCGCTGGGCCTGCCCCTGCAGGACAACGGCCTGCCGGCGATCGATCCGCAACGCCTGCGCGCGGGCGACACGCCGGTCTATTTCGCCGGCGACGTCAACGGTATCCGACCGCTGATGCACGAGGCCGCCGACGAGGGACGGATCGCCGTGTACCACGCCCTGCATCCCGACACCGAGTGCCTGCAACGGCGCACCGCGCTGGGCATCGTCTTCACCGAACCGCAGATCGCCCAGGTCGGTATCGGATTTGACGAACTCCCCGACGATGCCCTGATCGGTGAAACCGATTTCGGCGATCAGGGTCGCGCCGTGATACTCGATCAGGATCACGGCCTGTTGCGGGTCTACGCCGATGCACAGGGCCAATTGCTCGGCGCGCAAATGGCCATCCCCGGCGCCGAACACCTCGCCCACGAACTGGCCTGGCTGATCCAGCAAAACATCGACGTCGAAACCGCGCTGCAACTGCCCTACTACCACCCGGTTCTGGAAGAGGGTCTGCGCAGCGCCTTGCAGGGCATTCGCCGCCAGCTCAACGCCGACCGACGGCATCCCGATCTGCCCTTGTGCGGAGAAGAAGACGATCCATTGGCCGGCGCGGTCGCGCCGGCAGAAACCAGGGGCTAG
- the recQ gene encoding DNA helicase RecQ — translation MDDPADILRTIFGYEQFRPPQDGVIDTLIAGDDALVLMPTCGGKSLCYQIPAIARPGVGIIVSPLIALMQDQVAALTQAGVRAAYVNSSLSAEEAARVEAQMQRGELDLVYVAPERLLTERFLAKLDQTPLALFAIDEAHCVSQWGHDFRPEYIQLSLLAERYPSIPRIALTATADELTRQEIVSRLQLQQARQFISSFDRPNIRYRINQRGNAREELLRFIQEQHPGQSGIVYCLSRKKVETTAEWLGNRGLTALPYHAGLGSELRQHHQHRFQNEEAVIIVATIAFGMGIDKPDVRFVAHLNLPKSIEAYYQETGRAGRDGLPADAWMAYGLEDVITLRQMVEQSEANEARKRIERHKLEAMLGLCETTACRRQALLRYFDEPRDEPCGNCDTCLTPPQTVDATETARKALSCVYRTGQRFGVTYQIDILLGKSDPRIERNGHDQLQLFGAGKERNATEWRGIFRQLIALGYLQVDVGGHGSLRLAESCRPLLRGEQTLQLRVEQKPTRKRRAARGGSEPASDPDKQLFEALRSLRRQLAETQGVPPYVVFHDATLMELVERRPQTLEQLADIAGLGERKIAAYGQAVLDLLAQHRNPPSERSDTVDETLRLLREGHDAAEIARQRGLTESTIYTHFARALEQGEVQLHDVIKLKEEQLNTIRAAFDLAGASGRLKDVYTALDGKFDYGILRCVGTECGKLASAGG, via the coding sequence ATGGACGACCCGGCCGACATACTCAGGACGATCTTCGGCTACGAACAGTTTCGCCCGCCGCAGGACGGGGTCATCGATACCCTGATCGCGGGGGACGATGCCCTGGTGCTGATGCCCACCTGCGGGGGTAAATCCCTCTGCTACCAGATCCCGGCCATCGCCCGCCCCGGGGTGGGCATTATCGTCTCCCCGCTCATCGCCCTGATGCAGGATCAAGTCGCGGCATTGACCCAGGCCGGGGTGCGCGCGGCCTATGTCAACTCCAGCCTGAGCGCGGAAGAGGCCGCCCGGGTCGAGGCGCAGATGCAGCGCGGGGAACTGGATCTGGTGTATGTCGCGCCCGAACGGCTGCTGACCGAACGCTTCCTTGCCAAACTCGATCAGACTCCGCTGGCGCTGTTCGCCATCGACGAGGCGCATTGTGTGTCGCAATGGGGTCATGACTTTCGGCCCGAATACATCCAGCTATCCTTGCTGGCCGAACGCTATCCCAGCATTCCGCGCATCGCCCTGACCGCCACCGCCGACGAGCTGACCCGCCAGGAGATCGTCAGCCGCCTGCAACTGCAACAGGCAAGGCAGTTCATCAGCAGTTTCGATCGGCCCAATATCCGTTATCGCATCAATCAACGCGGCAATGCCCGCGAGGAACTGTTGCGCTTTATCCAGGAACAGCATCCCGGTCAATCGGGCATTGTCTATTGCCTGAGCCGCAAGAAGGTCGAGACCACCGCCGAGTGGCTCGGCAATCGGGGCCTGACCGCGCTGCCCTATCATGCCGGGCTCGGCAGCGAGTTACGTCAGCATCACCAGCACCGCTTTCAAAACGAGGAGGCGGTGATCATCGTCGCTACCATCGCCTTTGGTATGGGCATCGACAAACCGGACGTGCGTTTTGTCGCGCATCTGAATCTGCCCAAGAGTATCGAAGCTTATTATCAGGAGACCGGCCGCGCCGGACGCGACGGCCTGCCCGCCGATGCCTGGATGGCCTACGGACTGGAGGATGTGATCACCCTCCGCCAGATGGTCGAGCAGTCCGAGGCCAATGAAGCGCGCAAGCGGATCGAACGCCACAAACTCGAAGCGATGCTCGGCCTGTGCGAAACCACCGCCTGCCGCCGCCAGGCGCTGTTGCGCTATTTCGACGAGCCCCGCGACGAACCCTGCGGCAACTGCGACACCTGTCTCACCCCGCCGCAGACAGTGGATGCCACCGAAACCGCGCGCAAAGCGCTCTCCTGCGTCTATCGCACCGGCCAGCGCTTCGGCGTGACCTACCAGATCGATATCCTGCTGGGCAAAAGCGATCCGCGCATCGAACGCAACGGCCACGATCAACTCCAGCTGTTCGGCGCCGGCAAGGAACGCAACGCCACCGAATGGCGCGGTATCTTCCGCCAGCTCATCGCGCTCGGTTACCTGCAGGTCGATGTCGGCGGCCACGGCAGCCTGCGCCTGGCGGAAAGCTGCCGGCCGTTGCTGCGTGGCGAGCAGACCCTGCAATTGCGCGTGGAACAAAAACCCACGCGCAAACGCCGCGCCGCACGGGGCGGCAGCGAACCGGCCAGCGATCCCGACAAACAACTGTTCGAAGCGCTGCGCAGCCTGCGCCGGCAACTGGCCGAAACCCAGGGCGTGCCGCCCTACGTCGTGTTCCACGACGCCACGCTCATGGAACTGGTCGAACGGCGACCGCAAACCCTGGAACAACTGGCTGACATCGCCGGCCTGGGCGAACGCAAGATCGCCGCCTACGGCCAGGCGGTGCTGGATCTGTTAGCCCAACATCGCAACCCACCGAGCGAGCGATCCGACACTGTGGACGAAACCCTGCGCCTGCTGCGCGAGGGCCACGACGCCGCCGAAATCGCCCGCCAGCGCGGCCTGACCGAAAGCACCATCTACACCCACTTTGCCCGCGCCCTGGAACAGGGCGAGGTGCAACTGCACGACGTGATCAAACTCAAAGAAGAGCAACTGAACACCATCCGCGCGGCGTTTGATCTGGCCGGCGCCAGCGGTCGACTCAAGGATGTGTATACCGCCCTCGACGGCAAATTTGATTACGGAATATTAAGATGCGTCGGCACAGAGTGCGGCAAGCTGGCGTCGGCCGGCGGATAA
- a CDS encoding YkgJ family cysteine cluster protein — MAANDAYKTRLIDCDAGRRMGCQSFCCRMLVRLKPHEMEKPADGTPPKSFIDKDEEGYCIHFDKKTSLCGIWEQRPEICREYECNSDFMLQVALRETFCNIVELATKAASTYIPAETYTFIPEIEADESED; from the coding sequence ATGGCTGCCAACGACGCATACAAGACACGACTGATCGACTGTGACGCCGGCAGAAGAATGGGTTGCCAATCCTTCTGCTGTCGCATGCTGGTGCGGCTCAAACCCCATGAAATGGAAAAACCAGCCGACGGAACGCCACCGAAAAGCTTTATCGACAAGGATGAGGAAGGCTACTGTATTCACTTCGATAAAAAAACGTCGCTGTGCGGTATCTGGGAACAGCGCCCGGAAATTTGCCGGGAGTATGAATGCAACTCGGATTTTATGTTGCAGGTCGCTCTCAGGGAAACGTTTTGTAATATTGTCGAGCTGGCGACAAAGGCGGCCTCAACGTACATTCCGGCAGAAACCTACACATTCATCCCGGAAATAGAAGCCGATGAAAGCGAAGACTGA
- a CDS encoding permease, whose translation MASSSLFETARELVFTGTSILLDAGFWIVVSLVAAGIVYEYLGTSRLSRFMRHQGAGSIAGALGAGALLPMCSCGVVPLAVSLRLTGVRLASVMTFTAATPVINPAAVLLSYALLGPHITLAYVLFGLTVPVLVGLVVERFGTQGETDEAVRLKQCCCGGNETQNAGTEVAGRARFTRAMRWGFTELGPTLGLYLAVGIALASIIMTLSPTHWIPQHLGGAAPFSSLLIVALLGMVIYVCAVAHIPLVAALLAAGASPGIAVVFLVTGAVTNLPELIALQRILGRRTIAVYVISLVVASIGAGWLLNLWLLPAFSPQLAPVDSMRWGDLADRVSFVIPETLAIASAVVVAGLCVWGVGRWLRARIPARWTGRTAAPQE comes from the coding sequence ATGGCTTCCTCGTCACTTTTCGAAACAGCCCGTGAACTGGTTTTTACAGGAACGTCTATCCTGCTGGACGCGGGTTTCTGGATCGTGGTCAGTCTGGTCGCCGCCGGTATTGTTTATGAATACCTGGGGACGTCCCGGCTGAGCCGGTTTATGCGTCATCAGGGCGCCGGCAGCATTGCCGGTGCCCTGGGGGCCGGGGCATTGTTGCCCATGTGCAGTTGCGGTGTGGTTCCCCTCGCCGTGAGCCTGCGCCTGACGGGAGTGCGCCTGGCATCAGTGATGACCTTCACTGCCGCAACGCCGGTGATCAATCCGGCGGCGGTACTGCTCTCCTACGCCCTGCTCGGGCCCCATATCACCCTGGCCTATGTGCTGTTCGGTTTGACCGTCCCTGTGCTTGTGGGGCTGGTGGTTGAACGGTTCGGGACGCAAGGGGAGACGGACGAAGCGGTCCGCCTCAAACAATGTTGTTGCGGTGGCAACGAAACGCAAAATGCCGGGACTGAAGTGGCCGGCCGGGCCCGTTTTACCCGGGCCATGCGCTGGGGATTCACCGAACTGGGCCCGACCCTGGGCCTCTATCTTGCCGTCGGTATCGCGCTGGCCTCGATCATTATGACCCTGTCACCCACCCACTGGATCCCGCAACACCTGGGCGGCGCGGCCCCCTTCAGTTCGCTGTTGATCGTCGCGTTGCTGGGAATGGTGATTTACGTTTGCGCTGTGGCACACATTCCGCTGGTCGCCGCGCTACTGGCGGCAGGCGCCAGCCCCGGCATCGCCGTGGTTTTTCTTGTGACCGGCGCGGTGACCAATCTTCCCGAACTTATTGCACTGCAACGCATTCTCGGGCGACGGACCATCGCGGTGTATGTGATATCGCTGGTAGTCGCTTCCATTGGAGCCGGCTGGTTACTGAACCTGTGGCTGTTGCCGGCGTTCTCGCCGCAACTGGCGCCCGTTGACAGCATGCGCTGGGGGGATCTGGCCGACCGGGTCAGCTTTGTTATTCCAGAGACACTGGCTATCGCCAGCGCGGTGGTCGTGGCCGGTCTGTGTGTGTGGGGCGTGGGACGCTGGTTACGCGCCCGGATTCCCGCCAGATGGACCGGTCGCACCGCCGCCCCGCAGGAGTAA